A single genomic interval of Prionailurus viverrinus isolate Anna chromosome A2, UM_Priviv_1.0, whole genome shotgun sequence harbors:
- the SNAPC2 gene encoding snRNA-activating protein complex subunit 2 isoform X1, translating to MKPPQRRRAAPARYLGEVTGPAAWSPREKRQLLRLLQARQGQPEPDATELARELPGRSEAEIRDFLRQLKGRVVREAIQRVHPGGPQGPRRRETQTPAPIEVWMDLAEKITGPLEEALTVAFSQVLTIAATEPVSLLHSKPPKPTQACGKQLLLSAPGGREDSSPETPETPGPAPKTSDPAPEAPSESLADPAAEGDLSVDFEKIYKYLSAISRSCQGPELSAAESAVVLDLLLALPEELPRLPCAALVKHMSDTYLRLTAPQPDPAGEGLGPRAENGGTSPRGPEEASQAMPQAPENAGPSEPRSAWQAAGVCPLNPFLVPLEFLGQAATAAR from the exons ATGAAGCCTCCACAGCGGCGGCGAGCGGCCCCGGCGCGCTACCTGGGCGAGGTTACCGGCCCCGCGGCCTGGAGCCCCCGCGAGAAGCGGCAGCTGCTACGACTACTGCAGGCGCGGCAGGGCCAGCCGGAGCCGGACGCCACTGAGCTGGCCCGAGAACTGCCGGGCCGCAGCGAGGCCGAG atccgggactTCCTGCGGCAGCTCAAGGGCCGCGTGGTCCGGGAGGCCATTCAGAGGGTGCATCCAGGTGGCCCGCAGGGTCCAAGGCGCCGGGAAACACAGACCCCGGCCCCCATCGAG GTATGGATGGATCTGGCTGAGAAGATAACAGGCCCGCTGGAGGAAGCCCTGACTGTGGCTTTTTCACAG GTACTCACCATCGCGGCCACAGAGCCCGTCAGCCTCCTGCACTCCAAGCCCCCCAAGCCCACACAGGCGTGTGGAAAGCAGCTGCTGCTCAGCGCCCCTGGAGGGCGGGAGGACTCGAGCCCTGAGACCCCGGAgacccctggccccgcccccaagACAAGTGACCCCGCCCCTGAGGCGCCTTCCGAATCCCTGGCTGATCCCGCGGCTGAAGGAGATCTCTCCGTGGACTTTGAGAAGATCTACAAGTATCTGTCAGCCATCTCCCGAAGTTGCCAGGGCCCTGAACTTTCTGCAGCTG AGTCAGCTGTGGTCCTTGACCTGCTGCTGGCACTTCCGGAGGAGCTCCCCCGCCTGCCCTGCGCGGCCCTGGTTAAACATATGTCGGATACGTACCTGCGCCTGACCGCCCCCCAGCCGGACCCAGCTGGTGAGGGCCTGGGGCCCAGAGCTGAGAATGGCGGGACAAGCCCCAGGGGGCCGGAGGAGGCCAGCCAGGCCATGCCCCAGGCCCCAGAGAATGCTGGGCCCAGTGAACCGAGATCTGCTTGGCAAGCAGCTGGGGTCTGCCCCCTGAACCCGTTCCTGGTGCCCCTGGAATTTCTAGGCCAGGCAGCCACCGCTGCACGTTGA
- the SNAPC2 gene encoding snRNA-activating protein complex subunit 2 isoform X2, whose translation MKPPQRRRAAPARYLGEVTGPAAWSPREKRQLLRLLQARQGQPEPDATELARELPGRSEAEVWMDLAEKITGPLEEALTVAFSQVLTIAATEPVSLLHSKPPKPTQACGKQLLLSAPGGREDSSPETPETPGPAPKTSDPAPEAPSESLADPAAEGDLSVDFEKIYKYLSAISRSCQGPELSAAESAVVLDLLLALPEELPRLPCAALVKHMSDTYLRLTAPQPDPAGEGLGPRAENGGTSPRGPEEASQAMPQAPENAGPSEPRSAWQAAGVCPLNPFLVPLEFLGQAATAAR comes from the exons ATGAAGCCTCCACAGCGGCGGCGAGCGGCCCCGGCGCGCTACCTGGGCGAGGTTACCGGCCCCGCGGCCTGGAGCCCCCGCGAGAAGCGGCAGCTGCTACGACTACTGCAGGCGCGGCAGGGCCAGCCGGAGCCGGACGCCACTGAGCTGGCCCGAGAACTGCCGGGCCGCAGCGAGGCCGAG GTATGGATGGATCTGGCTGAGAAGATAACAGGCCCGCTGGAGGAAGCCCTGACTGTGGCTTTTTCACAG GTACTCACCATCGCGGCCACAGAGCCCGTCAGCCTCCTGCACTCCAAGCCCCCCAAGCCCACACAGGCGTGTGGAAAGCAGCTGCTGCTCAGCGCCCCTGGAGGGCGGGAGGACTCGAGCCCTGAGACCCCGGAgacccctggccccgcccccaagACAAGTGACCCCGCCCCTGAGGCGCCTTCCGAATCCCTGGCTGATCCCGCGGCTGAAGGAGATCTCTCCGTGGACTTTGAGAAGATCTACAAGTATCTGTCAGCCATCTCCCGAAGTTGCCAGGGCCCTGAACTTTCTGCAGCTG AGTCAGCTGTGGTCCTTGACCTGCTGCTGGCACTTCCGGAGGAGCTCCCCCGCCTGCCCTGCGCGGCCCTGGTTAAACATATGTCGGATACGTACCTGCGCCTGACCGCCCCCCAGCCGGACCCAGCTGGTGAGGGCCTGGGGCCCAGAGCTGAGAATGGCGGGACAAGCCCCAGGGGGCCGGAGGAGGCCAGCCAGGCCATGCCCCAGGCCCCAGAGAATGCTGGGCCCAGTGAACCGAGATCTGCTTGGCAAGCAGCTGGGGTCTGCCCCCTGAACCCGTTCCTGGTGCCCCTGGAATTTCTAGGCCAGGCAGCCACCGCTGCACGTTGA
- the TIMM44 gene encoding mitochondrial import inner membrane translocase subunit TIM44 isoform X1: MAAAALRGGWCRCPQRCLSNGVQFLSSHNLMLLHNGAYQIRRPGRELPLSKSYSSGNRKGFLSGLLDNIKQELAKNKEMKESIKKFRDEARKLEESDALQEARRKYKSIESETVRTSEVIKKKLGEITGTVKESLDEVGKSDLGRKIKESVEEAAKTAKQSAESVSKGGEKLGRTAAFRAISQGVESVKKEIDDSVLGQTGPYRRPERLRKRKEFAGEKLKEEKVFEPNEEALGVVLHKDSKWYQQWRDFRDNNVVFNRFFEMKVKYDESDNVLIRASRALTDKVTDLLGGLFSKTEMSEVLTEILRVDPAFDKERFLQQCESDIIPNVLEAMISGELEILKDWCYEATYSQLAHPIQQAKALGLQFHSRILDIDNIDLAMGKMMEQGPVLIITFQAQLVMVIKNPKGEVVEGDPDKVLRMLYVWALCRDQDELNPYAAWRLLDISASSTEQVL, translated from the exons atggcggcggcggcgctgcGGGGAGGTTGGTGCCGCTGCCCGCAG AGATGCCTCAGCAATGGAGTCCAGTTCCTGTCCAGCCACAACCTAATGCTACTGCACAATGGTGCCTATCAGATACGCCGGCCCGGCCGAGAGCTGCCTCTG TCCAAATCCTATTCTTCTGGAAACAGGAAAGGCTTCCTCTCTGGCTTGCTAGATAATATCAAGCAAGAATTagccaaaaacaaagaaatgaaagaaagtataaaaaagttCCGAGATGAGGCCCGCAAGCTAGAAGAGTCTGACGCGCTCCAGGAGGCCAGAAGGAAATAC AAAAGCATTGAATCCGAAACCGTGCGGACGAGCGAGGTGATAAAGAAGAAGCTGGGGGAGATCACAGGCACAGTGAAGGAG AGTCTTGATGAAGTCGGTAAAAGCGACCTTGGCCGGAAGATCAAGGAGAGCGTGGAGGAAGCTGCCAAGACTGCCAAACAGTCGGCCGAGTCGGTGTCCAAAGGCGGGGAGAAGCTGGGCCGGACCGCCGCCTTCAGAGCCATCTCCCAG GGGGTAGAGTCCGTGAAGAAGGAGATCGACGACAGCGTGCTGGGGCAGACCGGGCCCTATCGGAGGCCAGAGCGCCTCAGGAAGAGGAAGGAGTTTGCAGGAGAGAAGCTCAAGGAAGAGAAGGTGTTTGAGCCCAACGA GGAGGCCCTGGGGGTCGTGCTGCACAAGGACTCCAAGTGGTACCAGCAGTGGAGAGACTTCAGGGACAACAACGTGGTATTTAATC GGTTCTTCGAGATGAAGGTGAAGTATGACGAGAGCGACAACGTCCTCATCCGGGCGTCCCGCGCGCTGACAGACAAGGTCACAGACCTGCTGG GGGGCCTGTTCTCGAAGACGGAGATGTCAGAGGTGCTCACGGAGATCCTGCGAGTTGACCCTGCCTTCGACAAGGAGCGGTTCCTGCAGCAGTGTGAGAGCGACATCATCCCCAACGTCCTGGAG gCCATGATTTCTGGAGAGCTTGAGATTCTCAAAGACTGGTGCTATGAAGCT ACCTACAGCCAGCTGGCGCACCCGATCCAGCAGGCCAAGGCGCTGGGCCTGCAGTTCCACTCCCGCATTCTGGACATCGACAACATCGAC CTGGCCATGGGCAAGATGATGGAGCAGGGGCCTGTGCTGATCATCACCTTCCAGGCCCAGCTGGTGATGGTGATCAAGAACCCCAAAGGCGAGGTGGTGGAGGGCGACCCG GACAAGGTGCTGCGCATGCTGTATGTGTGGGCGCTCTGTCGAGACCAGGACGAACTCAACCCCTACGCGGCCTGGCGGCTCCTGGACATCTCAGCGTCCAGCACGGAGCAGGTCCTCTGA
- the TIMM44 gene encoding mitochondrial import inner membrane translocase subunit TIM44 isoform X2, protein MLLHNGAYQIRRPGRELPLSKSYSSGNRKGFLSGLLDNIKQELAKNKEMKESIKKFRDEARKLEESDALQEARRKYKSIESETVRTSEVIKKKLGEITGTVKESLDEVGKSDLGRKIKESVEEAAKTAKQSAESVSKGGEKLGRTAAFRAISQGVESVKKEIDDSVLGQTGPYRRPERLRKRKEFAGEKLKEEKVFEPNEEALGVVLHKDSKWYQQWRDFRDNNVVFNRFFEMKVKYDESDNVLIRASRALTDKVTDLLGGLFSKTEMSEVLTEILRVDPAFDKERFLQQCESDIIPNVLEAMISGELEILKDWCYEATYSQLAHPIQQAKALGLQFHSRILDIDNIDLAMGKMMEQGPVLIITFQAQLVMVIKNPKGEVVEGDPDKVLRMLYVWALCRDQDELNPYAAWRLLDISASSTEQVL, encoded by the exons ATGCTACTGCACAATGGTGCCTATCAGATACGCCGGCCCGGCCGAGAGCTGCCTCTG TCCAAATCCTATTCTTCTGGAAACAGGAAAGGCTTCCTCTCTGGCTTGCTAGATAATATCAAGCAAGAATTagccaaaaacaaagaaatgaaagaaagtataaaaaagttCCGAGATGAGGCCCGCAAGCTAGAAGAGTCTGACGCGCTCCAGGAGGCCAGAAGGAAATAC AAAAGCATTGAATCCGAAACCGTGCGGACGAGCGAGGTGATAAAGAAGAAGCTGGGGGAGATCACAGGCACAGTGAAGGAG AGTCTTGATGAAGTCGGTAAAAGCGACCTTGGCCGGAAGATCAAGGAGAGCGTGGAGGAAGCTGCCAAGACTGCCAAACAGTCGGCCGAGTCGGTGTCCAAAGGCGGGGAGAAGCTGGGCCGGACCGCCGCCTTCAGAGCCATCTCCCAG GGGGTAGAGTCCGTGAAGAAGGAGATCGACGACAGCGTGCTGGGGCAGACCGGGCCCTATCGGAGGCCAGAGCGCCTCAGGAAGAGGAAGGAGTTTGCAGGAGAGAAGCTCAAGGAAGAGAAGGTGTTTGAGCCCAACGA GGAGGCCCTGGGGGTCGTGCTGCACAAGGACTCCAAGTGGTACCAGCAGTGGAGAGACTTCAGGGACAACAACGTGGTATTTAATC GGTTCTTCGAGATGAAGGTGAAGTATGACGAGAGCGACAACGTCCTCATCCGGGCGTCCCGCGCGCTGACAGACAAGGTCACAGACCTGCTGG GGGGCCTGTTCTCGAAGACGGAGATGTCAGAGGTGCTCACGGAGATCCTGCGAGTTGACCCTGCCTTCGACAAGGAGCGGTTCCTGCAGCAGTGTGAGAGCGACATCATCCCCAACGTCCTGGAG gCCATGATTTCTGGAGAGCTTGAGATTCTCAAAGACTGGTGCTATGAAGCT ACCTACAGCCAGCTGGCGCACCCGATCCAGCAGGCCAAGGCGCTGGGCCTGCAGTTCCACTCCCGCATTCTGGACATCGACAACATCGAC CTGGCCATGGGCAAGATGATGGAGCAGGGGCCTGTGCTGATCATCACCTTCCAGGCCCAGCTGGTGATGGTGATCAAGAACCCCAAAGGCGAGGTGGTGGAGGGCGACCCG GACAAGGTGCTGCGCATGCTGTATGTGTGGGCGCTCTGTCGAGACCAGGACGAACTCAACCCCTACGCGGCCTGGCGGCTCCTGGACATCTCAGCGTCCAGCACGGAGCAGGTCCTCTGA
- the CTXN1 gene encoding cortexin-1, which translates to MSATWTLSPEPLPPSTGPPVGAGLDAEQRTVFAFVLCLLVVLVLLMVRCVRILLDPYSRMPASSWTDHKEALERGQFDYALV; encoded by the coding sequence ATGAGCGCGACGTGGACGCTGTCCCCCGAGCCGCTGCCGCCGTCGACGGGGCCCCCGGTGGGCGCGGGCCTGGACGCGGAGCAGCGCACAGTGTTCGCCTTCGTACTCTGCCTGCTCGTGGTGCTGGTGCTGCTGATGGTGCGCTGCGTGCGCATCCTGCTCGACCCCTACAGCCGCATGCCCGCCTCGTCCTGGACCGACCACAAGGAGGCGCTCGAGCGCGGGCAGTTCGACTACGCGCTGGTCTGA